The following proteins come from a genomic window of Microbacterium sulfonylureivorans:
- a CDS encoding Gfo/Idh/MocA family protein yields MTDTTLAPAAAAAPSPRPAVREVGIIMNGVSGRMGYRQHLVRSILAIRDQGGIELPDGSKLTVKPLLVGRSEAKLADLAATHGIEDYTTDLDAALADPRWEIYADFLVTKARASALRKAIAAGKTIYTEKPTAETVDEALELARLAQAAGVKTGVVHDKLYLPGLQKLKRLIDSGFFGRILSVRGEFGYWVFEGDWQPAQRPSWNYRAEDGGGIIVDMFPHWNYVLENLFGEVKSVYAQASIHIADRWDEKGEHYTATAEDAAYGIFELEGDIVAQINSSWTVRVNRDELVEFHVDGTHGSAVVGLFGAKIQHRNSTPKPVWNPDLADDHDYDADWAEVPTNDVFQNGFRQQWEEFLVSYAEGTEYEFDLLSGARGVLLAEAGLQSSREGRKVELPALSLD; encoded by the coding sequence ATGACTGACACGACTCTCGCCCCGGCCGCCGCCGCGGCACCGTCCCCTCGTCCCGCCGTGCGCGAGGTCGGGATCATCATGAACGGCGTCTCGGGGCGCATGGGCTACCGCCAGCACCTGGTCCGCTCGATCCTCGCCATCCGCGACCAGGGCGGGATCGAGCTTCCCGACGGGTCGAAGCTGACCGTCAAGCCGCTCCTCGTCGGCCGCAGCGAGGCCAAGCTCGCCGACCTCGCCGCCACGCACGGCATCGAGGACTACACGACCGACCTCGATGCCGCCCTCGCCGACCCGCGATGGGAGATCTACGCCGACTTCCTCGTGACGAAGGCCCGGGCATCCGCTCTGCGCAAGGCGATCGCCGCGGGCAAGACGATCTACACCGAGAAGCCCACCGCCGAGACCGTCGACGAGGCCCTCGAGCTCGCCAGGCTCGCACAGGCGGCCGGCGTCAAGACGGGCGTCGTGCACGACAAGCTCTACCTGCCGGGCCTGCAGAAGCTCAAGCGCCTCATCGACTCCGGCTTCTTCGGCCGCATCCTGTCGGTGCGCGGCGAGTTCGGCTACTGGGTCTTCGAGGGCGACTGGCAGCCCGCCCAGCGGCCCAGCTGGAACTACCGCGCCGAGGACGGCGGCGGGATCATCGTCGACATGTTCCCGCACTGGAACTACGTGCTCGAGAACCTGTTCGGCGAGGTCAAGTCGGTCTACGCACAGGCCTCGATCCACATCGCCGACCGCTGGGACGAGAAGGGCGAGCACTACACCGCCACTGCAGAAGACGCCGCCTACGGCATCTTCGAGCTCGAGGGCGACATCGTCGCGCAGATCAACTCGTCGTGGACCGTGCGCGTGAACCGCGACGAGCTCGTCGAGTTCCACGTCGACGGCACGCACGGCTCGGCCGTCGTGGGGCTCTTCGGAGCGAAGATCCAGCACCGCAACTCCACCCCGAAGCCGGTGTGGAACCCCGACCTCGCCGACGACCACGACTACGACGCCGACTGGGCCGAGGTTCCCACGAACGACGTGTTCCAGAACGGCTTCCGCCAGCAGTGGGAGGAGTTCCTCGTCTCGTACGCCGAAGGCACCGAGT